In Aeromicrobium sp. A1-2, the DNA window CTGCCAGCTCGAGCACGCCTGCCTCGCCCTGGACTGCGAGGTTGTTGCCGTGCACCCGCGCCTGCAGCGCATTGTCACCGATGTTGCGGGTGAGGTACTCCGCGGTCGACGGCGACGCCTCGTAGGAGTCGACCCGGGCGCCGGGGTGCTTGCGGGCGAAGGCGACCGAGAAGCAGCCAACGTGCGCTCCGATGTCCAGGGCCACCGGCTGCTCACCGAGGTCGGATGTGAACCACCCGAGGCGGTACTCGTCCTCGACGAAGATCTCGTAGACCGGCACGCGGGCGCCTGGGCGGTTGGGCACCGTGATGCTCGTGTCGGCGTCCATCCGGAAGACCAGCTCCTCCGGCTTGCCGGTGACGCTCTGGCGCGCCATGGCGACCAGCAGCGCGGCACCGTTGTCGAAGCCGCGAACGGTCTGACGGACCCTGCGCAGGGCGAGGGGGAGACTGCGGTTCATGCTGAAGTCCTTGTCGTGGTGAGGGAGCGGCGTGGCCGACCCGCGGGAGTTGGTGTGACGTCGTTCGACGGTGGTGGTCGGTCCAGGTTGGCGGCGAACGTCAGGGCGATCACCGACCAGATCAGACGATCCCACAAAGTATTGGTCAGCGGGCCGATTGTGCCGTAGGCGAGGACCGGATACGCGAGTCGATGGTTGATGCCCTGCCAGAACAGCGGACGGAGCGCAGTCCACAGCACCAGCAGATAGCCGAGCAGGCCGAAGATCCCCACCGCCGTGGCCACCTGGAGATAGATGTTGTGAGAGCCCAGCCCCCCGTCGAAGCCGTTGCCGAGGAACGGGTGCTCGAGGAAGAGCTTCCACGCCTCGGCCAGGACGTTCTGCCGCTCGATGTCCGAGCCGCTGGCTGACCCGTTGCCGAACAACCGACCAAGTGCGGAGTTTCCGTCCTCCTGGAGCAGCCGCCCCGAGAAGGCCAGCACGCCGGCGACACCCAGCATCACAGCGCCAACGGCGCGGATCGAGCCCTCTACGAAGGGGTAGATCACGACGAGCATGCCTAGGACCAGCAGCGCCGCACGACTGCCACTGATGTAGACGCCATAAGCGTTGATGATCGCCGCGAACCAGAAGATCCAGCGGTAGCCCGGGCTGATCTTCGCCACCAGGTACGGCGTGAGCGCTGCCGCCAGCAAGCACTCCAGGCCGAGGTAGTTGGGGTGGTACGTGAAGCCGACGTAGCGAGCGTCGCCAGCCACCGGCCCGCTCAGCAGACCCCAGCCGACGCTGAAGACGCAACCGAAAACGTACGCAGCGGCAAGCCGGACGGTGATCTTGATCTGTGGGCGCCAAATCATGAAGAAGATCGGCAGCATGAAGGCGCCTACCAGCAGCCGTGCGACCTGATTGATGCTGACCACGGGGATGGCGCTGGCGACACTGGCCACAACGCCCATCGTGAACAGGATTCCCAGCCCAAGCAGGAACAGCGGGGGGATCGAAACCTTGTTGCGCAGGAGCGTTGGCGCCAGGATCGCGATGCCGATCACGAACATAATGTCGGACCCAGTCACGTACGAAGCACCTAGGCGCAGGTCGTTGAGTGGCGCGAGGAACATCGCGAGGGTGATGGCGCCCGTGCCCACTCTCGCCAGGTCGAAGCAGACCAGCAGCACGAGAAGAGCCGCGAGGAAAACTGTGACGGCGCCCAGCAGTGGGGCTCTCGTACCGACGAACGTCAGCCCGGCCAGGACCACCAACGCAAGCAGGTAGGTCCACGACTCGCCGAGGACCCGACCCGGGAGGGTGATGCTCAGGGGACGCGCCATGCTCAGTCGGACCTTGCGCCCGTCACCGGGTCCGCTCGTGCTGCGACTGCTTGCGCTCGCCTCGAGAGGCACGACGGGGCTTGGTCGCGGCGCGCATCGAGCGGCCTGCCTCGATCTCCTCGCCGTATCCGTATCCGTAGCCGTAGCCGTAGCCGGAAACCGCGCGGCGCGGTGTCATGTTGAGCACGACGCCGACGATGCGCCCATCGACCGCGTCCAGTCGGTCGACGGCCTCCTGGACCAGGTCCTTGTCGGTCTTGGCGTAGCGAGTCACCAGCAGCACCCCGTCGGCCATTGGCGCGATGATCGCAGGATCAGCAACGGGAAGCAGAGGAGGCGCGTCGATGATCACGACGTCGTAGGCGTCGCGGACCTTCATCAGCAGGTCGCGCATGGCCTGGGTCTCGAGGACCTCGGCCGGGTTGGGCGGCGTTGGTCCTGTCGCCAGGAAGTCGACGCCGCTCTCGTGCTGCTGGATGCACTCCTCGACCGGGGCACGGCCGACAAGGACCGTCAGAACCCCAACGGAGTTCTCCAGACCGAGCAGACGGGCGACCCGGGGCTTGCGGAAGTCCGCGTCGAGGATCAGGACGCGGCGGCCGGTCTGAGCGAGGGTTATCGCCAGGTTTGTCGCGGTGACGGTCTTGCCCTCGTCGGGGACCGCGCTGGAGATCATCAGCATCTGTCGCTTGGAGTCCAGCTCCACGAACTGCAGATTGGTGCGCAGCACGCGGAAGGCCTCGACCCGCTCCCGCGAGCCCTCGTCATCGCTGATCAGAGGGTGCTTGGGCACCGATGAATCGAACGGCACGATTGCCATGACGGCGGAGTCGGTGACCTCGCTGAGGTCCTGCGGAGTCTTGATCGAAGTGTCGAACATGTCGCGCAACACCGCACCGGCGACGCCTATCAGCAGGCCGAGAATCGCGCCGACGGCGAGGTTGATCGTCAGGTTGGGGGAGACCGGGTTGGCATCGTAGGAGGCGTCTCCGGCGAGCCGAGCGATGATGGGCGATGCCTGCTCTTCACCGTCGGCGGTCTTGCCCGGGGCCTCGAGGGTCGCCACGAGCTTGACGATCTCGTTGCCCTCGGCGCGTGCAAGGTCGCGCGCGACCTGCGGGTCCTCGTCGGTGACCGTGATCTGCAGGATCACGGTGTTGGGTACCGCCGTGGCGGAGACACGGGGGCCGAGCTCATCGGGCGTGATGTCCAGGCCGACCTGCTTGATGACCCGCTGGAGAACCGCGGGGTCCTTCGCGAGGTCAGCGTACGAGGCGACCCGCTGTGCGGAGTAGATGCTGAGGTTGTAAGCGTCCAGCGTGCCCGTCGAGGTCGCCGTGACGTAGATCCGCGCCTGCGACTGGTAGGTCGGCGTGATCGCCGACGTCAGCACGGCCGCACCGATGATGCCCAGAAGGAACGACGCCACAGCAAACTTCCAGCGGCGCCGAAGCGTGCGCAGCAATTGACGTAGTTCCACTCAGGCCCTCGCTCGGGGGATCAGTCTCGCGTCGACAGGTCACCAAAGTGTAAGGGAGTGCCACCCCAGCGGGCCGCTGGCCTCGCTCGGCGGGTTGACCCGTCGATCCACCGCCTCAGTCTCCCCAGGTCGGTTGCCTAGTGGGCCCGCCCGTGAACCAGAACGGCGTCGAAGCGAAACTTCGGGGCAAGCGGGTCGTTAGGTGTCATGAGGCTGTGCGCGCGTAACGTTCAGTCAAAAAAAACCACGAAGTCCAGAAAAAATCACTCGGAGGACGAGAAACATGACGGTATTGGTCACCGGAGCCGGCGGATTCATCGGCGGGCACCTCGTTGCAGACCTGGTCAAGTCCGGCAAGAACGTACGCGCCGTCGACAAGAAGCCCCAGGACGAGTGGTACCAGGTCAGCACCGACGCCGAGAACGTCGTGGCCGACTGCGCCGACATGGCCGACGCCCACAAGATGGCGGTCGGCACCGAGGAGATCTACAACCTCGCCGCGGACATGGGCGGCATGGGCTTCATCGAGAACAACAAGGCCGAGTGCATGCTGTCGGTGCTCACCAGCACCAACGTCCTCGTCGCCGCCCGCGATGCCGGGACCCAGCGCTACTTCTACAGCAGCTCGGCGTGCGTCTACGCCGGTGACAAGCAGACCGACCCCAATGTCACGGCGCTCAAGGAGGCCGATGCGTACCCGGCCGACCCCGAGGACGGATACGGCTGGGAGAAGCTCTTCAGCGAGCGCATGGCCCGGCACTTCCGCGAGGACTTCGGCATCGAGACCCGGGTCGCCCGCTACCACAACGTCTACGGCCCTGATGGCACGTTCGGGGGGGGCCGCGAGAAGGCGCCGGCGGCGCTGGCGCGCAAGATCGCCCAGGCCAAGCTCAGCGGCGACCACACGATGGACATCTGGGGTGACGGCGAGCAGAGCCGCAGCTTCATGTACATCGACGACTGCGTTCGCGGCACCAAGGAGATCCTGGCCGGCGACAACCTCGAACCAGTCAACCTCGGCTCGTCCGAGCTCGTCACGATC includes these proteins:
- a CDS encoding O-antigen ligase, with product MARPLSITLPGRVLGESWTYLLALVVLAGLTFVGTRAPLLGAVTVFLAALLVLLVCFDLARVGTGAITLAMFLAPLNDLRLGASYVTGSDIMFVIGIAILAPTLLRNKVSIPPLFLLGLGILFTMGVVASVASAIPVVSINQVARLLVGAFMLPIFFMIWRPQIKITVRLAAAYVFGCVFSVGWGLLSGPVAGDARYVGFTYHPNYLGLECLLAAALTPYLVAKISPGYRWIFWFAAIINAYGVYISGSRAALLVLGMLVVIYPFVEGSIRAVGAVMLGVAGVLAFSGRLLQEDGNSALGRLFGNGSASGSDIERQNVLAEAWKLFLEHPFLGNGFDGGLGSHNIYLQVATAVGIFGLLGYLLVLWTALRPLFWQGINHRLAYPVLAYGTIGPLTNTLWDRLIWSVIALTFAANLDRPPPSNDVTPTPAGRPRRSLTTTRTSA
- a CDS encoding NAD-dependent epimerase/dehydratase family protein, translating into MTVLVTGAGGFIGGHLVADLVKSGKNVRAVDKKPQDEWYQVSTDAENVVADCADMADAHKMAVGTEEIYNLAADMGGMGFIENNKAECMLSVLTSTNVLVAARDAGTQRYFYSSSACVYAGDKQTDPNVTALKEADAYPADPEDGYGWEKLFSERMARHFREDFGIETRVARYHNVYGPDGTFGGGREKAPAALARKIAQAKLSGDHTMDIWGDGEQSRSFMYIDDCVRGTKEILAGDNLEPVNLGSSELVTINQMASILEEIAGITVTRSHDLTAPQGVRGRNSDNTMFHSIYGWEPSISLRDGLEKTYSWIYDQLSARG
- a CDS encoding FkbM family methyltransferase, whose translation is MNRSLPLALRRVRQTVRGFDNGAALLVAMARQSVTGKPEELVFRMDADTSITVPNRPGARVPVYEIFVEDEYRLGWFTSDLGEQPVALDIGAHVGCFSVAFARKHPGARVDSYEASPSTAEYLTRNIGDNALQARVHGNNLAVQGEAGVLELADNGAASGHNGVLHLTADAAKVSVRSVSMAEALTISGRTADIVKIDTEGGEYDMVLGSDPADWAGVRRVVLEYHDLPGHSWEELEAFFTSAGLNLVEREQFLPRLGMAWLSRDTVGA
- a CDS encoding polysaccharide biosynthesis tyrosine autokinase → MELRQLLRTLRRRWKFAVASFLLGIIGAAVLTSAITPTYQSQARIYVTATSTGTLDAYNLSIYSAQRVASYADLAKDPAVLQRVIKQVGLDITPDELGPRVSATAVPNTVILQITVTDEDPQVARDLARAEGNEIVKLVATLEAPGKTADGEEQASPIIARLAGDASYDANPVSPNLTINLAVGAILGLLIGVAGAVLRDMFDTSIKTPQDLSEVTDSAVMAIVPFDSSVPKHPLISDDEGSRERVEAFRVLRTNLQFVELDSKRQMLMISSAVPDEGKTVTATNLAITLAQTGRRVLILDADFRKPRVARLLGLENSVGVLTVLVGRAPVEECIQQHESGVDFLATGPTPPNPAEVLETQAMRDLLMKVRDAYDVVIIDAPPLLPVADPAIIAPMADGVLLVTRYAKTDKDLVQEAVDRLDAVDGRIVGVVLNMTPRRAVSGYGYGYGYGYGEEIEAGRSMRAATKPRRASRGERKQSQHERTR